A genomic window from Silene latifolia isolate original U9 population chromosome 11, ASM4854445v1, whole genome shotgun sequence includes:
- the LOC141614170 gene encoding protein FAR-RED IMPAIRED RESPONSE 1-like gives MVFVPFTGVDHHKRCITFGAALLADEGLECYTWLFNIFLEAMGGHHPIIIITDQDKSTKSVIPQVFEESTHRLCMWHIINKLREKVSYQLFQDEDFKRRLNRFLSSQMTLVEFWMCFESVMEEERHKQSKLNSDNKHSQIPLKTKLNLEVHASEIYTHTIFKDFQTELVAALFQCGLKDVENIDNTKVFILKDSELPNKTWNIAYSLDNNDVTYGRAIDVSQLYSDRKSLTTELWQEVYSCVSLAEYNEEDMKFLIEKLRDIRLDITDKRSFPANKKDKMKEMEKYVGFKRPNKLVIQLPTKSKKKGRVRGKRIESHLLKALKKRATENRYCKICGRQGHSSRTCKETNHLTLMYIFISC, from the exons GTCTCGAGTGTTACACATGGCTTTTCAATATATTTTTGGAAGCAATGGGAGGGCACCACCCAATCATCATAATTACTGATCAGGACAAATCTACGAAGTCAGTAATCCCACAAGTGTTTGAGGAATCAACCCACAGACTATGCATGTGGCACATAATAAATAAGCTAAGGGAAAAAGTCAGTTATCAACTTTTCCAAGATGAGGATTTTAAGAGGAGACTTAATAG GTTCCTCTCAAGTCAGATGACACTCGTTGAGTTTTGGATGTGCTTTGAGAGTGTGATGGAAGAAGAAAGACACAAGCAGTCCAAGTTAAACAGTGACAACAAACACTCTCAAATTCCACTGAAAACAAAGTTAAACCTCGAAGTTCATGCTTCTGAAATATACACACATACCATTTTCAAAGACTTTCAAACGGAATTAGTTGCAGCTCTGTTTCAGTGCGGCTTGAAAGACGTGGAAAATATTGATAACACAAAAGTTTTTATCTTAAAAGACTCAGAGTTGCCGAACAAGACATGGAACATAGCGTATTCGCTCGATAACAACGATGTTACTT ATGGGAGGGCCATAGATGTCTCTCAACTATATTCTGACCGGAAAAGTTTGACAACCGAGCTGTGGCAAGAGGTTTATTCCTGTGTCAGCTTAGCAGAGTATAATGAGGAGGACATGAAATTTTTGATTGAAAAACTGAGAGATATTAGATTGGACATAACTGATAAGAGAAGCTTCCCAGCAAACAAGAAAGACAAGATGAAAGAAATGGAAAAGTATGTGGGCTTTAAAAGACCTAACAAATTAGTAATTCAACTTCCTACTAAATCTAAAAAGAAGGGTAGGGTTAGGGGAAAGAGAATTGAATCACATCTATTAAAAGCCCTCAAGAAAAGAGCAACAGAGAATAGGTACTGCAAAATATGTGGACGACAAGGACACAGTTCTAGGACTTGCAAAGAAACAAATCATCTAACACTCATGTACATTTTTATTTCTTGTTAA